The following proteins are co-located in the Candidatus Eremiobacteraceae bacterium genome:
- a CDS encoding DUF72 domain-containing protein translates to MTAHIWLGAMGWQEKDWVGPFYPVGTGPKAMLAQYARSLSTVEVDSTFYGRPRATTVDEWAAAVPGDFRFALKVPREVTHKRRFEDVGEYFGFFVERARTLGSKLGAILLQCPPDFAPSATNRSRLFEFLETHLPDDMRVALELRDAGWFDDALFALARAKRFAIAAIESERFDVAFAADVLAHQRGGADFAYLRFMSDDAFEHFDRVRVDRSASLEAWTKVLAPLRDELHDIYGYVSDDYAGHAPATVRDLLQRLGENAPPDISTPTLF, encoded by the coding sequence ATGACTGCCCACATCTGGCTCGGCGCGATGGGATGGCAAGAAAAGGACTGGGTCGGGCCGTTCTATCCCGTCGGCACCGGTCCCAAGGCGATGCTCGCGCAGTACGCGCGCTCGCTTTCGACCGTCGAGGTCGACTCGACGTTCTACGGTAGACCGCGCGCGACCACGGTGGACGAATGGGCGGCGGCGGTGCCCGGCGATTTCCGCTTCGCCCTCAAGGTGCCGCGCGAAGTGACCCACAAGCGACGCTTCGAGGACGTGGGCGAGTATTTCGGGTTTTTCGTCGAGCGCGCGCGCACCCTCGGCTCGAAACTCGGCGCGATCCTGCTCCAATGTCCGCCTGACTTCGCGCCGAGCGCCACCAACCGCAGCCGGCTGTTCGAATTTCTTGAAACGCATCTGCCGGACGACATGCGCGTCGCGCTCGAGCTGCGCGACGCGGGCTGGTTCGACGACGCGCTGTTCGCGCTGGCTCGCGCCAAGCGGTTCGCGATCGCGGCGATCGAGAGCGAGCGTTTCGACGTCGCCTTCGCCGCCGACGTGCTGGCGCACCAACGCGGTGGCGCGGACTTCGCCTACCTCCGTTTTATGAGCGATGACGCGTTCGAGCACTTCGACCGCGTGCGCGTCGACCGCTCCGCGTCGCTCGAGGCGTGGACCAAGGTCCTCGCGCCGCTGCGCGATGAGCTCCACGACATCTATGGCTACGTCAGCGACGATTATGCCGGTCACGCGCCTGCCACCGTGCGCGATTTGCTGCAACGGCTGGGCGAGAACGCGCCGCCGGACATCAGCACCCCGACGCTGTTCTGA